The sequence CCATTTCCATCACTATGAAGGTTTTTCTTCATACGTATTCACAATTTAGTGAAAACACTTATAAACCTTTCTGGGAAGGTGTTGAGTGGTGATGGTATGCTAAAGGCCGTAATAAAAAACACCAGGATAGTCGATGGTAAATCGTTCATAGGAATGGGCCTGCTCGGCTTGTTAATGAACTTTAGGCATAATCCCGATTTCAAAGGTGCTATTATACTTGTAATTTCATTAATATTATATGTTGCATACGCATTTGCCATAAACAATTGTTTCGATGTTGACACCGATTTAAAAAATCCCCAAAAGAGGAACAAAAACCCAGTGGCAAGTGGGGAACTTAGCTTTAGGATGGGTATTATCTCTTCAGCCCTAATTGCAGCTCTGGGAGTGTTATTTGCGTTTTTCCTTAGTTATAGAGAGTTCATGATCTACATTTCAATGTTGTTGTTGGCTACTTTTTACTCAGCACCGCCGAGACTTAAAGCAAAGCCCATCGTAGATGTAGTATCACACGGGATATTTTTCGGAGCAATGCCCTTCATTTATGGTGCATACTTCGATGGGATTTTAACAAAGTATGAAATTGCAATAGCGATAGCTCTTCTTCTGTATTCATTCGCAATGGAGCTCAGAAACCATCTTGAGGACTATGAAAGCGATTTAAAAGCAAATTTAAAGACTACTCCAATTGTCATTGGCAAGAAATTATCTGAGAAGCTTATATTGGCGTTTTCGGGTCTTTCAATAGCTCTCCTCTTAACACTTCTCAACATCCCCTTTGGAGCCCTTGGGATAGCGATTGTAGGAGTTAGGGCGAGTTATAGACTCTTTGATGTTGTTGTCGTTTTTCTGCTACTCTTTCATGCTTTGAAAGCATTGCTGGGTGTATAGTATGAACAAAAAACGGATATTTGCTCTAATTGCACTTTTAATTTCACTTGCGTATCTATACAAGAGCATTAACCTTATCGAGCTTGAATTAGCCCTAAAAACTTCATCCCATGAGTACCTTCTTGTGGCTTTTATGCTTTCTGTTTTTACCATTATCTTATCTTCTCTTAGGTGGTATCTGTTCTTAAGAGAGGTTCAGGAAACGAGCTTCAGGAAAACTCTAAGAGCCTTTTTAAGTGGATATTATCTAATGACAATTCTCCCACCAAGTGTGGGGCATATTGCAAAAGTCAAGCTCGTTGGGGGTGATTACTTCAAAGCCCTCTCTTCTCTCCTAATTGGACTGAGCACAGAACTGGTAGTGGTCTTTTTATTTGCCCTCATTTTTATCGGCTTCTTGAAGATTGGAATCCTCGGATTAATCATTATCTTGGTTGCCCTAATCTATGAAAAGGGCATTTACAAAGCTCTTGATTCTTTATTGGGTTTTTGGGAGATTTTTGGATTAAAAGGATTGGTGTCAACCCTTAGGGGTTATTTGGAGAGAATACATAAGGGATGGAGCGGAGCAAAGGAAAACAAGGCGATTTTTCTACTCTCGTTTTTGCTTTCTGTGGTGATAATTCTCCTTCAGGTCTATGGAATCATCGTAGTTGGAAAGGCATTTAATTTGGAAATTTCAATGAAACAGGCTTTATATGGGTTTTTAATGAGCGTGCTCTTTGCTTCGGTTAGCGGTATTCCAGCGGGATTTGGGGCAAACGAGTTTGGACTTGTTCTTGGAATCGGCACCTCAACAAAAGCTACTGTAACGGCTTTTATTTATAAATTCCTCTTTCAGTACGTATACTCAATATTGGGTGCAGTTCTGTTTTATGGAGCATTAGATGAAGGTGGTGGATATGAGGGTAGCACTGGTCAGTGACTGGTATTATCCAAAAATTGGAGGGGTTGCATCCCATATGCACAATTTGGCCATAAAGCTCAGAAAAAGAGGGCATGAAGTAGCGATAGTTACAAACAACAGAACCACCGGAAAAGAAGAGGATCTTGAGAGATATGGAATAGAACTTATAAAAATTCCTGGAATTATAAGCCCCCTTTTGGAGGTAAACTTGACGTATGGGCTAAAGTCCTCAGAAGAGCTCAACGAATTTCTAAAGGACTTTGATGTAATTCACTCTCACCACGCATTTACCCCCCTCGCTTTAAAAGCAGTTAAGGCCGGAAGGGCAATGGGAAAAGCCACTCTGCTCACAACACACAGCATCTCTTTTGCCCATGAATCGAAGCTCTGGGAGGCCTTAGGATTCACAATTCCTCTTTTCACAAGCTATTTAAAGTATCCCCACCGAATAATAGCGGTGAGCAAGGCTGCAAAGGCATTTATAGAGCATTTTACATCTGTTCCAATCTCAATAGTGCCAAATGGAGTTGATGATAAGCGTTTCTTCCCTGCAAAGAATAAAGACGAGATAAAAGCCAAGTTTGGACTTGAGGGTAATGTAGTGCTTTATGTAAGCAGAATGAGCTACCGAAAAGGACCTCATGTGCTTTTGAATGCATTTTCCAAAATAGAAGATGCTACTCTTGTAATGGTCGGTAACGGAGAAATGCTTCCTTTCCTAAAAGCCCAAGCTAAATTCCTTGGAATAGAAGACAGGGTTGTCTTTATGGGATATGTGCCGGATGACGTCCTTCCAGAGGTTTTTAGAATGGCAGATGTATTTGTACTACCATCAGTATCTTCGGAAGCATTTGGCATAGTTGTCCTTGAAGCCATGGCTTCTGGAGTACCAGTTGTAGCTACAGACGTCGGTGGGATACCCGAAGTAGTTAAAGAAAATGAAGCCGGCCTTCTTGTACCTCCAGGAAATGAACTTGAGCTGAGAGAGGCAATCCAGAAGCTTTTGAACGATGAAGAGCTAAGAAAGCAGTATGGAAGCAAGGGAAGAAAGGCTGTTGAGGAAAAGTATTCCTGGGATAAGGTCGTTGTGGAAATAGAAAAGATTTATGAGGAAATTCTCTCAAATATCCAGAGGGGAAATTCATGAGAATGGAGAGGCTGACATGGGAAGAATTTGAAATGGCAAAAGCCAAAGCATCCGCTATTCTTCTTCCCGTGGGCAGTGTTGAGGCTCATGGAAAGCACTTACCTCTAGGTACTGATGTCTTTGCCCCCCTTGAAATTGCAAGGAGAGTTGAAAAAAAGCTGAAGGATAAAGGAATAGAAATCCTGATAGCACCTCCAATCTGGTATGGGCACAGCTTTGTGCTGAACGTTTACCCCGGGACGATAAACGTGAGGGCAGACAGTCTGAGGAGATACGTTAGGGATGTGATGAGTGAGTTCGCAGAGGAGGGCTTTAAAAAGATAATCCTCTTAAATGGGCACGGCGGAAACGTTTATCCACTCATAGAGGCGAGTGAAGAAGTTGCAGATAGTTACGACGTCGGGATTATCCTCATAAACTGGTGGATGGACTTCAGAAAAGAAATACTTGAAATATGTTCTTCCCAAGGGCACGCAGGAGAAGATGAGACCTCAGTAATGCTTGCAATAGCGCCGGAACTCGTCAAAATGAAGAAAGCAAAGGGCGAAAAGAGAAGTGCTCCGGTTAGAGTAATAAGAAGAGATATAGGGCTTGAGCTTTTCCCAGACGGAGTCAATGATAATCCGCAAGGAGCAACAAGAGAAAAGGGAGAAAAGATTTTGGAGGTAGTTAGTGATAAAATAGCAAAAATCCTGGAAGGAATGTTATGAAGGAAGTTTTAAAAGAGATTGATACAAGGATAAAAAGACTTGAAGCGGAAATAGAGCTAGCTGAGAGCAGGTTGGAGTTTCTCGACAAAATAGGAGCGAGCTCCAGATATAAGCTCCTCGAAAAAAGGCAAAGAATTAGCGAAATGTATGTGCTCTTCTTCATGCTCTGGGGGTTTATAGGACTAGTGCTCCTTCTATATCTCAAATATAGGTATGCAGAAATGCTGCCATTTTCACTAACTCCCTATATCCTCTTGATGGTGTTTTTCATCCTCTTACCCGCCGGATACTATGCAATCTCTTCCAGAAAGCCCGAAGAAGAAACCCCAATTGACTATCTCAATAAAAGAGAAAGGATGGCACGCCTGCTTATAAATCGCTTTTACAAGCCTCTAAGAGAGGCCCTTGAAAAAAATGATAACGTCAAGCTAAAAGAGCTGGCAGACAGCATAAGCATGGGAGAACTCGCCAGAGCTGCTGAGGAACTCAACGAGGGCAATCCAAAAGCCATGGCATATGCCCTCTACATCTACCTTGCCAGAGATACCGTAAGCTCCGAAGAGATCCAAGAAGCATTAGCACTCGTAAAGAACAAACCTCTAAAACTGCTGCTCTCGACACTCCTGAAAGAAAGCTCGAGCAAGCAATGAAAGGTTTTTAAACTCAAGGGGAAAAGAAAGAATGACCGATGATGGCAACAGGGTAGCTACCGAATTTGATGTGGAAGCCGTTCCAGTCTGAGGTTATTCACATGGCACTAACAGAACGGGAAGTTTTGAGTCCCTAACCACCCTTTCTGCCGTGCTTCCAAGAAGGAGGTCTTTTAGAACGCTCCTACCCTTCTTGCCCATAACTATGATCGAAGAATCTTTGGCCAGGGCAGTACCTAATATAGAATGCGAGGCTATTCCCGTGAGCACCTCAGTTTTTACCGAAACGCTAAACATCTTCGCAAATTCTGTCAGCTTTGCCTTCGCGTTTTCAATGTTCTTTTCAAGATCTTCTGGCTTTCCATAATCCACTACGTGAATAATAACAGCTTCTTCGATTAGCTCCTCAAACTTCTTTGCCGCATTTACAACTTTTTCAGAACATTCGGAAAAGTCCAAAGCAATCAAGGGCCTCTTGAAAATCTCTTTACAATTTGAGAGACATTTAATTTTCTCCTCTTCCTCGTCCCATTCGTATTTTACAACCAAGACGGGTTTTTTAGTTGCCCTAACAAGGTTTGAGGCAGTGCTACCTAGGAGCATTTGCCTGAGGATGTTTTCACCTTTAGACGGCACAACAATCAAATCCACATTGTTCTCCTGAGCTATTTCAGCTATTTCCAGTGAAGGTATCCCAATTTTCACAATTGGTTCAACATCAATCCCATTTGCCTTTATTTCCTCGGCAAGCTTATTTAGCTCCTCCTCGTCTATTTTCATAAGCTCTATTGCCTCTATATCCGTAGCTGTGATATCAACTATGTGAACTAGATAGAGCTTCTTAGCACCGACTTCAAACAGCTGGGGAATGCACTCTCTAAGGGCGTGCATAGAGACCTCAGAGAAGTCCGTTGGAAAGAGCACCTTTTCAAACATGCGACCACCACATATATATCGTCATGAGGGTATTTAGCTCTTTAGGAAGGAAAACATTATATTTGGGGAGGCATATTTCATGGATGGTGATACTATGAAGAGGGTGCACATTTTTGACTGGCACAAGGAGCATGCAAAGAAAGTTGAAGAGTTTGCAGGCTGGGAAATGCCCATCTGGTACTCGAGCATAAAAGAGGAACACCTTGCCGTTAGGAATGGAGTCGGAGTTTTTGATGTTTCCCATATGGGAGAAATCTTCTTTAGAGGGAAGGATGCGCTCAAGTTCCTTCAATACGTGACCACAAACGACATTTCCAAACCTCCTGCAATAAGCGGAACCTACAGCTTAGTCCTCAACGAAAGGGGAGCGGTGAAAGATGAGACCCTAGTGTTCAACATGGGAAACGACACTTACATGATGGTCTGCGACAGCGATGCCTTTGAAAAGCTCTACGCATGGTTCACCTCAATTAAAGGGGCAATTGAGCAGTATACAAAGCTCGATTTGGAGATAGAGAACAAAACCTATGACATGGCAATGTTCTCGGTTCAAGGACCAAAAGCAAGGGATCTCGCCATGGATCTCTTTGGAATTGACATCAATCAGCTCTGGTGGTTCCAGGCTAAGGAAGTCGAGCTCGATGGGATTAAGATGCTCCTCTCAAGAAGTGGCTACACTGGAGAAAACGGCTTTGAGGTTTACTTTGAGGATGCAAACCCATATCATCCAAACCCAGAGAAGAGAGGAAAGCCAGAGAAAGCCCTATACGTATGGGAGAAGATACTCGAGGCTGGGCAAAAGTACGGCATAAAGCCCGCTGGACTTGGTGCTAGGGATACCCTAAGGCTTGAGGCAGGTTACACCCTCTACGGGAACGAAACAAAGGAGCTCCAGCTTTTGAGCACTGACATCGATGAGGTAACTCCTCTCCAGGCAAACCTTGAGTTTGCAATCTTCTGGGACAAGGAGTTCATAGGTAAGGAGGCACTGCTCAAGCAGAAGGAGAGAGGCCTCCCAAGCAAGATGGTGCACTTCAAGATGGTGGACAAGGGCATTCCAAGGGCAGGGTACAAGGTATACGCAGACGGCAAGGAGATTGGAGAAGTTACAAGCGGAACGCTTTCACCTCTCTTGGGAATCGGCATAGGTATAGCGTTCGTTAAGCCAGAGTATGCAAAGCCCGGATTGGAGATAGAGATCGACATAAGAGGGCAAAAGAAGAAGGCGCTAACCGTTGCTCCACCTTTCTACGACCCCAAGAAGTATGGAGCATTTAGGGAAGAGTGATTTCTATTTCTTTCCTATTATTATTCCCCCCACTATGAGGATTAAGCCAACTATGCTTGTTGGAGCTATTTCTTCTCCCACCAAGAAGTGTATAAAAAGAAGGGACAAAAAGGGAACAAGATAGGCTAAGTTTGACGCAAAGGAGACATCACTTTCAATTGCTTTATACCATAATAGGAACGTCACCCCCATCTCAAAGAGCCCTACATAAACGGCACCCAAGAGAGGCATAGGGGAAGGAATAACGAAGCTCTTAGTAGCTATAATCATTGCCGAGATGTAAATAAATCCAAAGAAGAAGTTCCAGAACATCTTCTCAACTAGAGGTCGCTTGTCTTTAAGGTTCAACGTCCAGTATAATGCCCATATAAAAGCACTTCCCAACCCAAGAAGAACTCCAAGAGGGTCTGAAAATTTTAAGCTAAGCAGATTACCCCTTGTTGCAACTATGGAAGCCCCTAGAAATCCCATTACCAATCCACCAAGAGTTCTAGCTAAAATTCTCTCCTTTAAGAAAAGCACTGAAAAAACCACAAGCACAAGAGGCCACGTGTAGTTTAATGCCTGTGCCTCCTGAGCGGGAAGCCGGGAATACGCAGTAAAGAGAACTATGTAATAAAGAAAGGGATTTACCGCTCCCAAATATACCGAAGGAGCTGCATTTCGCACCGAGAACCTTTTACCATATACAAACGCAAAGAGGAGAAGTGAAGTGAGAGAAGCGTAAAAAAGCAATTGTAATGGAGTAAAATAAGCCAGGGAAAGCTTAAATGCACTCGCAACCGTTGACCACAGCAACACCGATGCTATCGCATATTTTCGACTCATAACCCCCACTATCAATGTGGAAAGAGGAATAAAAATTTTTCTAAAGGATTGCAAAAGCTCTAATGGGACTTCCTGAACCATTTTTGATTTTTAAGGGAACTCCAAAGAAAGTAAACTCTTTTCCAATGAGTTTTTCGAGGTTAGCCAAATTCTCGAAAATAAGAATTTCATTGGAGAGCAGAATTTTATGCACTTCAAAGCCCCCTATGGTTGGATTGTCGATTCCTACGGCCTTAATGCCCTTCTCCACCAGATATCTTGCTCCCTCTTCACTAAGGTAAATGTCTTTTCCTCCAGTGTAGAAGAAGACCATCTCTTCTACCATTTTTATGTCTCCGGGCTCTATGTTTCCCTGTAGGTAAGAAACGTCAATAACTACTCCTCTCCCAATGAACTTTTCCAGCGGCACTTGATCTATTGTCTTTCCGTAAGCAATGAAATGCACCGGAGCATCAACGTGCGTCCCGCTGTGCTCCCCAAGAAAGAGGGCGTTCATATAATAGCCGTCCTTCTCGATAGTAGCCCATCTTTTCACCTCAACCCTTGGGTCGCCCGGATATATGGGAGTCTCTTCGCTGAGTTCAAGGGTTAAATCAACTATCATCTAACCACCTCCAAGTACAATGTTAGGATTTCATCACTTGGCATCTTTATCAGTTCGCAAATGACAAACCCAGCTTTCAGCAGATTCAAAACAATCCAAGAGCCCACAAAATAACCCAAGATGTGAGGCCTTCCACCAATGTTTCCCTTAAAATTGGTTAAGAAATATCTCTTTGAAATTTCCTCATCAAGCTCAACATCCCATAGAGCTAAGATTTCGTTTATTATCTCATCTTTATGTTTCAGAGCATAGTTTATCTGCACTTCATTGTATCCAATGGATTTCCTAAGCTCTTCCAAGCTTAAATCGTCTTTTAAAACCAGAGGAAAGAGTGTTGCAATACCCTCGTGAACCGCAAGCTCTCCAACAGTTAAGCCTTCCACACTCCACTCTCCTAAGTGCTCACTTCTAACGAGATGTGCATATTCATGAGGAACCAGATAATCGAGAGCTTCCAAAGCGCTCGTACCACTCAACCTCCCCAGAGCTTCATACATCTCGAGACCCAAGAATATATAGGGCTTGTTTGCCTTCTTTGCTGTTCCCCCGATGCCGTTCAGCC comes from Thermococcus alcaliphilus and encodes:
- a CDS encoding cyclase family protein, which encodes MIVDLTLELSEETPIYPGDPRVEVKRWATIEKDGYYMNALFLGEHSGTHVDAPVHFIAYGKTIDQVPLEKFIGRGVVIDVSYLQGNIEPGDIKMVEEMVFFYTGGKDIYLSEEGARYLVEKGIKAVGIDNPTIGGFEVHKILLSNEILIFENLANLEKLIGKEFTFFGVPLKIKNGSGSPIRAFAIL
- a CDS encoding lysylphosphatidylglycerol synthase transmembrane domain-containing protein — protein: MNKKRIFALIALLISLAYLYKSINLIELELALKTSSHEYLLVAFMLSVFTIILSSLRWYLFLREVQETSFRKTLRAFLSGYYLMTILPPSVGHIAKVKLVGGDYFKALSSLLIGLSTELVVVFLFALIFIGFLKIGILGLIIILVALIYEKGIYKALDSLLGFWEIFGLKGLVSTLRGYLERIHKGWSGAKENKAIFLLSFLLSVVIILLQVYGIIVVGKAFNLEISMKQALYGFLMSVLFASVSGIPAGFGANEFGLVLGIGTSTKATVTAFIYKFLFQYVYSILGAVLFYGALDEGGGYEGSTGQ
- a CDS encoding UbiA prenyltransferase family protein, with the protein product MLKAVIKNTRIVDGKSFIGMGLLGLLMNFRHNPDFKGAIILVISLILYVAYAFAINNCFDVDTDLKNPQKRNKNPVASGELSFRMGIISSALIAALGVLFAFFLSYREFMIYISMLLLATFYSAPPRLKAKPIVDVVSHGIFFGAMPFIYGAYFDGILTKYEIAIAIALLLYSFAMELRNHLEDYESDLKANLKTTPIVIGKKLSEKLILAFSGLSIALLLTLLNIPFGALGIAIVGVRASYRLFDVVVVFLLLFHALKALLGV
- a CDS encoding glycosyltransferase family 4 protein; the encoded protein is MRVALVSDWYYPKIGGVASHMHNLAIKLRKRGHEVAIVTNNRTTGKEEDLERYGIELIKIPGIISPLLEVNLTYGLKSSEELNEFLKDFDVIHSHHAFTPLALKAVKAGRAMGKATLLTTHSISFAHESKLWEALGFTIPLFTSYLKYPHRIIAVSKAAKAFIEHFTSVPISIVPNGVDDKRFFPAKNKDEIKAKFGLEGNVVLYVSRMSYRKGPHVLLNAFSKIEDATLVMVGNGEMLPFLKAQAKFLGIEDRVVFMGYVPDDVLPEVFRMADVFVLPSVSSEAFGIVVLEAMASGVPVVATDVGGIPEVVKENEAGLLVPPGNELELREAIQKLLNDEELRKQYGSKGRKAVEEKYSWDKVVVEIEKIYEEILSNIQRGNS
- a CDS encoding DUF2268 domain-containing putative Zn-dependent protease (predicted Zn-dependent protease with a strongly conserved HExxH motif) gives rise to the protein MRIVLGVRELRECLTDSEEDTWECYYSKFKHVFDPIFENIYRIKPEEARELLKHVNFRISLEIAERFLKDGGLEKVESLLERSVELCPPREDFDVYLLIGLNGIGGTAKKANKPYIFLGLEMYEALGRLSGTSALEALDYLVPHEYAHLVRSEHLGEWSVEGLTVGELAVHEGIATLFPLVLKDDLSLEELRKSIGYNEVQINYALKHKDEIINEILALWDVELDEEISKRYFLTNFKGNIGGRPHILGYFVGSWIVLNLLKAGFVICELIKMPSDEILTLYLEVVR
- a CDS encoding universal stress protein — protein: MFEKVLFPTDFSEVSMHALRECIPQLFEVGAKKLYLVHIVDITATDIEAIELMKIDEEELNKLAEEIKANGIDVEPIVKIGIPSLEIAEIAQENNVDLIVVPSKGENILRQMLLGSTASNLVRATKKPVLVVKYEWDEEEEKIKCLSNCKEIFKRPLIALDFSECSEKVVNAAKKFEELIEEAVIIHVVDYGKPEDLEKNIENAKAKLTEFAKMFSVSVKTEVLTGIASHSILGTALAKDSSIIVMGKKGRSVLKDLLLGSTAERVVRDSKLPVLLVPCE
- the gcvT gene encoding glycine cleavage system aminomethyltransferase GcvT codes for the protein MKRVHIFDWHKEHAKKVEEFAGWEMPIWYSSIKEEHLAVRNGVGVFDVSHMGEIFFRGKDALKFLQYVTTNDISKPPAISGTYSLVLNERGAVKDETLVFNMGNDTYMMVCDSDAFEKLYAWFTSIKGAIEQYTKLDLEIENKTYDMAMFSVQGPKARDLAMDLFGIDINQLWWFQAKEVELDGIKMLLSRSGYTGENGFEVYFEDANPYHPNPEKRGKPEKALYVWEKILEAGQKYGIKPAGLGARDTLRLEAGYTLYGNETKELQLLSTDIDEVTPLQANLEFAIFWDKEFIGKEALLKQKERGLPSKMVHFKMVDKGIPRAGYKVYADGKEIGEVTSGTLSPLLGIGIGIAFVKPEYAKPGLEIEIDIRGQKKKALTVAPPFYDPKKYGAFREE
- a CDS encoding creatininase family protein codes for the protein MRMERLTWEEFEMAKAKASAILLPVGSVEAHGKHLPLGTDVFAPLEIARRVEKKLKDKGIEILIAPPIWYGHSFVLNVYPGTINVRADSLRRYVRDVMSEFAEEGFKKIILLNGHGGNVYPLIEASEEVADSYDVGIILINWWMDFRKEILEICSSQGHAGEDETSVMLAIAPELVKMKKAKGEKRSAPVRVIRRDIGLELFPDGVNDNPQGATREKGEKILEVVSDKIAKILEGML
- a CDS encoding DMT family transporter; this encodes MSRKYAIASVLLWSTVASAFKLSLAYFTPLQLLFYASLTSLLLFAFVYGKRFSVRNAAPSVYLGAVNPFLYYIVLFTAYSRLPAQEAQALNYTWPLVLVVFSVLFLKERILARTLGGLVMGFLGASIVATRGNLLSLKFSDPLGVLLGLGSAFIWALYWTLNLKDKRPLVEKMFWNFFFGFIYISAMIIATKSFVIPSPMPLLGAVYVGLFEMGVTFLLWYKAIESDVSFASNLAYLVPFLSLLFIHFLVGEEIAPTSIVGLILIVGGIIIGKK